From Nocardioides sp. HDW12B, the proteins below share one genomic window:
- a CDS encoding YhgE/Pip family protein, which yields MTTPAPDPAATGDRVGFGQRLRAHRLVVGVLLLPVLIGSLVVWSLADRAEQTTQVPAAVVNLDKPVLEKGKPPVAAGRLLAAGLTSPRDETAPTFGWTLTDADDARSGLADGSYYAVITIPPGFSRTLSDTLTGKEPRRATIGVTSTDETSALVGEVSDQVARVSADRLGERVTTTYLDQVFSRTGDLADRLGEAADGAERIASGTERLGSGAGELADGVDRLATGSDRLADGADRLADGGTRLSQGTRRLTDGTQRLAGGADRLADGLGTLERRTDPLPEQTDRLADGARDLSRGVVPYTKLLRGWSDACADPLIVARAARLCLLTERAVGVQDRNAKKLAEGSRRLAAGTRQLADGVPELTQALDRAAGGARSLAGGADRLADGTGRLADGAARLSSGSQRLGDGARRLSDGAQQAASGADQLAEGTGRLGDGSTRLADGLDRGAEAIPAYDAEESKDLADVIAAPVAARVDDGQTPDGATQLAPAAIAFALWLGAFATYLVRSALPDRLLGRASSATRLAGAGLRPGLLIGGVQAVLLYVALLALGADLGSPPAVLAVMVVAALSFAAVHQAFVALLGRRRGWIAGIGFATVQAVSLGGVIPLDTAPQPLQALNGLLPMTRAADGLAATALDGPGSAVLAVVVLLLWAGAAFLLTTRAAARAQQVDVADLTEPDRRVPMSS from the coding sequence GTGACCACCCCCGCCCCTGACCCCGCCGCCACCGGCGACCGCGTCGGGTTCGGTCAGCGGCTGCGCGCCCACCGCCTCGTCGTCGGCGTCCTCCTGCTGCCCGTGCTCATCGGCTCCCTCGTCGTGTGGTCGCTGGCCGACCGCGCCGAGCAGACCACCCAGGTGCCGGCCGCCGTGGTGAACCTGGACAAGCCGGTGCTGGAGAAGGGCAAGCCACCGGTGGCGGCCGGACGGCTGCTGGCCGCCGGGCTGACCTCGCCCCGCGACGAGACCGCGCCCACCTTCGGCTGGACGCTCACCGACGCCGACGACGCCCGGAGCGGCCTGGCCGACGGCTCCTACTACGCGGTGATCACGATCCCGCCCGGCTTCTCGCGCACGCTGTCGGACACGCTCACCGGCAAGGAGCCCCGCCGCGCCACCATCGGCGTCACCAGCACCGACGAGACGTCGGCCCTGGTCGGCGAGGTCAGCGACCAGGTGGCCCGGGTGTCGGCCGACCGGCTCGGCGAGCGGGTCACCACGACGTACCTCGACCAGGTCTTCTCCCGCACCGGCGACCTCGCCGACCGGCTCGGGGAGGCCGCCGACGGCGCCGAGCGGATCGCCTCGGGCACCGAGCGGCTCGGGTCCGGTGCCGGGGAGCTCGCCGACGGCGTGGACCGCCTCGCCACGGGCTCCGACCGGCTGGCGGACGGCGCGGACCGGCTCGCCGACGGCGGCACCCGGCTGAGCCAGGGCACCCGACGGCTCACGGACGGCACGCAGCGTCTGGCCGGCGGAGCCGACCGCCTCGCCGACGGCCTCGGGACGCTCGAGCGCCGCACCGACCCGCTGCCGGAGCAGACCGATCGGCTGGCCGACGGCGCCCGCGACCTGTCCCGGGGCGTCGTGCCCTACACGAAGCTGCTGCGCGGCTGGTCCGACGCCTGCGCCGACCCGCTCATCGTGGCTCGCGCAGCCCGACTCTGCCTCCTCACCGAGCGGGCGGTGGGTGTGCAGGACCGCAACGCCAAGAAGCTGGCCGAGGGCTCGCGTCGGCTCGCCGCCGGCACTCGGCAGCTGGCCGACGGCGTCCCCGAGCTGACGCAGGCGCTCGACCGCGCCGCCGGGGGAGCCCGCAGCCTCGCGGGCGGCGCCGACCGGCTCGCCGACGGCACCGGCCGCCTCGCCGACGGCGCCGCACGGCTGTCGTCGGGCTCGCAGCGTCTGGGCGACGGTGCCCGCCGTCTGTCCGACGGAGCGCAGCAGGCCGCGAGCGGCGCCGACCAGCTGGCGGAGGGCACCGGCCGCCTCGGCGACGGCTCGACCCGCCTGGCCGACGGCCTCGACCGCGGTGCCGAGGCGATCCCCGCCTACGACGCCGAGGAGAGCAAGGACCTCGCGGACGTCATCGCGGCCCCGGTGGCCGCCCGCGTCGACGACGGCCAGACCCCCGACGGCGCGACCCAGCTCGCCCCGGCCGCGATCGCGTTCGCCCTGTGGCTGGGCGCCTTCGCGACCTACCTCGTGCGGTCTGCGCTGCCCGACCGGCTGCTGGGCCGGGCCTCGTCGGCCACACGGCTGGCCGGGGCCGGCCTGAGGCCGGGGCTGCTGATCGGCGGGGTCCAAGCCGTCCTGCTGTACGTCGCCCTGCTCGCGCTGGGCGCCGACCTGGGCTCACCGCCGGCCGTGCTCGCCGTGATGGTGGTGGCCGCGCTGTCCTTCGCCGCCGTCCACCAGGCGTTCGTGGCGCTGCTGGGCCGCCGCCGGGGCTGGATCGCCGGGATCGGCTTCGCCACCGTGCAGGCGGTGTCGCTGGGCGGGGTCATCCCGCTCGACACGGCACCCCAGCCGCTGCAGGCGCTCAACGGGCTGTTGCCCATGACGCGGGCCGCGGACGGCCTCGCCGCCACCGCGCTCGACGGGCCCGGCTCGGCCGTGCTGGCCGTCGTCGTGCTGCTGCTGTGGGCCGGTGCGGCCTTCCTGCTCACGACCCGGGCCGCCGCAAGGGCCCAGCAGGTCGACGTCGCCGACCTGACCGAACCCGACCGTCGGGTGCCGATGTCGTCGTAA
- a CDS encoding acyl-CoA dehydrogenase family protein, whose product MPEPAHTADAADATDLVQSVEQRELDELLGGLLARHGDSAAVRAAIGQPGGFDPALWRLLVEQVGVPALMVPEEHGGAGFTFAETAVALERLGYAFAPTPLPAGVLVVAALLLADDADASARLLPRVAEGAVATLGWSGPTSSPCVDRAAQPEPVRAFADGTLSGVLDIILDGDTAEVLLVLATTDDGLGLFEVAPDAPGLTRVHVDSMDQTLRLSRVDLDTVPATRIGGDLTDGAPVLQAVGSAVVSCLAVGAAQRGLDTTVAYSKERVQFGRPIGSFQALKQRMAEMLVAVETSRSAALDATLAVAAALGAPDGSDVDDLVRRTSVAKAWCTEALMDVAAETVQLHGGIAITWEHDAHLLLKRAHALGQLFGAAHHHRAVVLDPPEADPTSEHAGR is encoded by the coding sequence ATGCCTGAGCCCGCACACACCGCCGACGCCGCCGACGCCACCGACCTGGTGCAGAGTGTCGAGCAGCGCGAGCTCGACGAGCTGCTGGGCGGCCTGCTGGCCCGGCACGGCGACTCCGCGGCGGTGCGGGCGGCGATCGGCCAGCCCGGCGGGTTCGACCCCGCGCTGTGGCGGCTGCTCGTCGAGCAGGTCGGGGTGCCGGCGCTGATGGTGCCCGAGGAGCACGGCGGAGCCGGCTTCACCTTCGCCGAGACCGCGGTCGCCCTGGAGCGGCTCGGCTACGCCTTCGCCCCGACCCCCCTGCCCGCGGGCGTCCTCGTCGTCGCCGCGCTGCTGCTCGCGGACGACGCAGACGCGTCGGCCCGCCTGCTCCCCCGCGTCGCCGAGGGAGCGGTGGCAACCCTCGGCTGGTCCGGCCCGACCTCCTCGCCGTGCGTCGACCGCGCGGCGCAGCCTGAGCCCGTTCGGGCGTTCGCCGACGGGACGCTGTCGGGCGTACTCGACATCATCCTCGACGGCGACACCGCCGAGGTCCTGCTGGTGCTGGCGACCACCGACGACGGCCTCGGGCTCTTCGAGGTCGCCCCCGACGCCCCCGGCCTCACGCGCGTCCACGTGGACTCGATGGACCAGACGCTGCGGCTTTCACGGGTGGACCTCGACACCGTCCCGGCCACGCGGATCGGTGGCGACCTCACCGACGGCGCCCCAGTGCTGCAGGCCGTCGGGTCCGCGGTCGTCTCCTGCCTGGCCGTCGGCGCGGCCCAGCGCGGGCTGGACACGACCGTCGCCTACAGCAAGGAGCGGGTGCAGTTCGGCCGGCCCATCGGGTCGTTCCAGGCCCTCAAGCAGCGGATGGCCGAGATGCTGGTCGCCGTGGAGACCTCGCGGTCCGCTGCCCTCGACGCGACTCTGGCCGTGGCCGCCGCCCTCGGAGCACCCGACGGGAGCGATGTCGACGACCTGGTGCGCCGGACGTCCGTCGCGAAGGCCTGGTGCACCGAGGCGCTGATGGACGTGGCGGCGGAGACCGTGCAGCTGCACGGTGGCATCGCCATCACCTGGGAGCACGACGCCCACCTGCTCCTCAAGCGAGCGCACGCGCTCGGTCAGCTGTTCGGCGCCGCCCACCACCACCGCGCCGTCGTCCTCGATCCACCCGAAGCGGATCCGACGTCGGAGCATGCCGGTCGTTGA
- a CDS encoding acyl-CoA dehydrogenase family protein has product MRFTLTDEQRGFAAALTDLLSGADVPAATRAWARDEPDAGLALWRRLAEQGVCGLAVPEEAGGLGASPVDLCVAFEALGRSGVPGPWVESAAYLPALLSDPDALGRLADGEVGTVAVPPLVPRALDAAVASQVYVVQGTTVSTARLGATHDSVDPARRLVEVDAADPVAEVDASALERAFDQAVLAVSAQLLGLGEHLLATTVTYVKQRRQFGREIGSYQALKHQLADVRIALDFARPLVLGAAVTFDGSVSVRSRDVSAARVRVGDAAYLAARTALQLHGAIGYTEEHDLSLAILKVRALVGTWGGAAFHRARVLEALTVAADA; this is encoded by the coding sequence ATGAGGTTCACGCTGACCGACGAGCAGCGCGGGTTCGCCGCCGCGCTGACTGACCTACTGAGTGGCGCCGACGTGCCGGCGGCGACGCGGGCGTGGGCCCGCGACGAGCCCGACGCCGGTCTCGCGCTGTGGCGACGACTGGCCGAGCAGGGTGTGTGCGGCCTCGCGGTGCCGGAGGAGGCCGGTGGCCTCGGCGCCTCGCCCGTCGACCTGTGCGTCGCCTTCGAGGCCCTCGGCCGCTCCGGCGTGCCCGGGCCGTGGGTCGAGTCCGCCGCCTACCTGCCGGCCCTGCTCAGCGACCCGGACGCGCTCGGACGCCTCGCGGACGGCGAGGTCGGCACGGTCGCCGTGCCGCCGCTGGTGCCCCGGGCGCTGGACGCCGCCGTCGCCTCCCAGGTGTACGTCGTGCAGGGCACCACCGTGTCCACCGCACGGCTCGGGGCCACCCACGACTCCGTCGACCCGGCACGACGGCTCGTCGAGGTCGACGCGGCCGACCCCGTGGCCGAGGTCGACGCATCCGCGCTCGAGCGGGCCTTCGACCAGGCCGTGCTCGCGGTCTCGGCGCAGCTGCTCGGGCTGGGCGAGCACCTGCTGGCCACGACCGTGACCTACGTGAAGCAGCGGCGGCAGTTCGGCCGGGAGATCGGCTCCTACCAGGCGCTCAAGCACCAGCTGGCCGACGTGCGGATCGCCCTCGACTTCGCCCGCCCGCTGGTGCTCGGCGCGGCCGTCACCTTCGACGGGTCGGTGTCGGTGCGGTCCCGCGACGTGTCGGCGGCGCGGGTGCGGGTCGGCGACGCGGCGTACCTCGCAGCGCGCACGGCGCTGCAACTGCACGGCGCGATCGGCTACACCGAGGAGCACGACCTGTCGCTGGCGATCCTCAAGGTGCGCGCCCTCGTCGGGACGTGGGGCGGCGCCGCCTTCCACCGGGCCCGGGTGCTCGAGGCGCTGACGGTGGCCGCGGATGCCTGA
- a CDS encoding acyl-CoA dehydrogenase family protein, whose product MDLDLTDTEQAFQAEARAWLADNVPAEPLPSMDTEAGWKAHQAWESRLAEAGWSVVSWPERHHGRDASLVEWVVFEEEYYRAGAPGRVSQNGIFLLAPILFEHGTPEQQDRFLPSMATGERIWAQCWSEPEAGSDLASLRSTARRDDERGGWRLDGQKVWCSRATYADWGFGLFRSDPDASRHAGLTYFLFPLDADGVTVRPIAQLDGEPGFAEVFFDDVFVPDADVLGAPGDGWRVAMSTAGNERGLSLRSPGRFCAAADRLVMLWAEHGSSRPDLGDAVADAWIDAQAYRLYTWGTVTRLAGGGDLGAAGSVNKVFWSELDIALHEAALDLLGPDAELAGSAWADGYLFSLSGPIYAGTNEIQRNIVAERLLGLPREPRGDGRQAGAKGAGR is encoded by the coding sequence ATGGACCTCGACCTGACCGACACCGAGCAGGCCTTCCAGGCGGAGGCGCGCGCCTGGCTGGCGGACAACGTGCCGGCCGAGCCGCTGCCGTCGATGGACACCGAGGCGGGCTGGAAGGCCCACCAGGCCTGGGAGTCCCGCCTGGCCGAGGCCGGCTGGTCGGTGGTCTCGTGGCCCGAGCGGCACCACGGTCGCGACGCCTCCCTGGTGGAGTGGGTGGTGTTCGAGGAGGAGTACTACCGCGCCGGTGCCCCGGGCCGCGTCAGCCAGAACGGCATCTTCCTGCTCGCGCCGATCCTGTTCGAGCACGGCACCCCCGAGCAGCAGGACCGGTTCCTGCCGTCGATGGCGACCGGGGAGCGGATCTGGGCGCAGTGCTGGTCCGAGCCGGAGGCCGGCAGCGACCTCGCCTCGCTGCGCTCGACCGCCCGACGCGACGACGAACGGGGTGGGTGGCGCCTGGACGGGCAGAAGGTCTGGTGCTCGCGGGCGACGTACGCCGACTGGGGCTTCGGGCTGTTCCGCTCCGACCCGGACGCGTCCCGCCACGCCGGGCTGACCTACTTCCTCTTCCCGCTCGACGCCGATGGGGTCACGGTCCGCCCGATCGCGCAGCTCGACGGCGAGCCCGGCTTCGCCGAGGTGTTCTTCGACGACGTCTTCGTGCCCGACGCCGACGTCCTCGGCGCTCCGGGCGACGGCTGGCGGGTGGCGATGAGCACGGCCGGCAACGAGCGCGGACTGTCGCTGCGCTCCCCCGGCCGGTTCTGCGCCGCGGCGGACCGGCTGGTCATGCTCTGGGCCGAGCACGGCTCGTCGCGGCCCGACCTGGGCGACGCCGTGGCCGATGCCTGGATCGACGCGCAGGCCTACCGGCTCTACACCTGGGGCACGGTCACGCGCCTCGCCGGCGGTGGCGACCTGGGTGCCGCCGGGTCGGTCAACAAGGTGTTCTGGTCCGAGCTCGACATCGCGCTGCACGAGGCCGCCCTCGACCTGCTCGGGCCCGACGCCGAGCTGGCCGGGTCGGCGTGGGCCGACGGCTACCTGTTCTCCCTGTCCGGCCCGATCTACGCCGGGACCAACGAGATCCAGCGCAACATCGTGGCCGAGCGCCTCCTCGGGCTGCCGCGCGAGCCCAGAGGCGACGGCCGCCAGGCCGGAGCGAAGGGGGCGGGTCGATGA
- a CDS encoding FadD3 family acyl-CoA ligase translates to MSLSPAAPEASSGHAETLPEVLRAAASRYGDRPAIVDGDVTLTFAELLDLVRDTAEHYAVRCGVGPGARVAVWAPNTWRWPVAALAVSYVGGVLVPLNTRFTGHEVADVLARTDARLLVLDSGFLGRSQRAEVDAAAAEAGVTLPPVVELGGPDDAGLVREWPGLEWLVHVDVEGLADRVSPDDVADILFTSGTTGRSKGALSSHRQTVGVARIWGELGEVTADDRYLLVNPFFHSFGYKAGMVVCLLTGATMVPMAVVEPTAMMRLVETERITVLPGAPTIYTMLLEAPDRAGHDLSSLRFAVTGAAVVPVALVERMQRELGFDLVLTAFGMTECVVATMCRRGDPAALVAGTCGRAVPALEVRIAAPGTSDELPVGEEGELLLRGDHVMLGYLDDPDATAEAIDPDGWLHTGDVGRVDDAGYLRITDRLKDVVITGGFNVYPAEVEQALARLDGVVESAVVGVPDARLGEVGRAYVVRREGSALSEADVTAYARERLANFKVPREVVFVDALPRNPSGKILKRVLREGRPHEEES, encoded by the coding sequence ATGAGCCTGTCCCCCGCTGCCCCCGAGGCGTCCTCGGGCCACGCGGAGACCCTGCCCGAGGTGCTGCGCGCCGCTGCCTCACGGTACGGCGACCGGCCGGCGATCGTCGACGGCGACGTCACCCTGACCTTCGCGGAGCTCCTCGACCTCGTCCGCGACACCGCCGAGCACTACGCCGTCCGCTGCGGCGTCGGCCCCGGCGCCCGCGTCGCCGTGTGGGCCCCCAACACCTGGCGCTGGCCCGTCGCAGCGCTCGCCGTGTCGTACGTCGGCGGGGTCCTCGTCCCGCTCAACACCCGCTTCACCGGTCACGAGGTCGCCGACGTCCTGGCGCGCACCGACGCCCGTCTGCTCGTGCTCGACTCCGGGTTCCTCGGGCGTTCCCAGCGCGCCGAGGTCGATGCCGCCGCCGCCGAGGCCGGTGTCACCCTGCCGCCGGTGGTCGAGCTCGGAGGACCCGACGACGCGGGGCTGGTGAGGGAGTGGCCCGGTCTTGAGTGGCTGGTGCACGTCGACGTGGAGGGGCTCGCCGACCGCGTCTCCCCTGACGACGTCGCCGACATCCTCTTCACCTCCGGCACGACCGGTCGCAGCAAGGGCGCACTGTCGAGCCACCGCCAGACCGTGGGCGTGGCCCGCATCTGGGGCGAGCTGGGCGAGGTCACCGCCGACGACCGCTACCTGCTGGTCAACCCGTTCTTCCACTCCTTCGGCTACAAGGCCGGGATGGTCGTGTGCCTGCTGACCGGCGCCACCATGGTGCCGATGGCCGTCGTGGAGCCGACGGCGATGATGCGGCTGGTCGAGACCGAGCGCATCACCGTGCTGCCGGGCGCCCCGACCATCTACACGATGCTGCTCGAGGCGCCCGATCGCGCCGGTCACGACCTGTCCTCCTTGCGCTTCGCGGTCACCGGAGCCGCTGTCGTGCCGGTCGCGCTCGTCGAGCGCATGCAGCGCGAGCTGGGCTTCGACCTCGTGCTGACCGCGTTCGGGATGACCGAGTGCGTGGTCGCGACGATGTGCCGGCGCGGGGATCCCGCCGCGCTGGTCGCCGGCACCTGCGGACGCGCCGTCCCGGCCCTCGAGGTGCGGATCGCCGCGCCCGGCACCAGCGACGAGCTGCCGGTCGGCGAGGAGGGCGAGCTGCTGCTGCGCGGCGACCACGTCATGCTCGGCTACCTCGACGACCCGGACGCGACGGCTGAGGCGATCGACCCCGACGGCTGGCTGCACACCGGCGACGTCGGTCGCGTCGACGACGCCGGCTACCTGCGCATCACCGACCGCCTCAAGGACGTCGTCATCACCGGCGGCTTCAACGTCTACCCCGCGGAGGTCGAGCAGGCCCTGGCCCGGCTCGACGGCGTGGTCGAGTCCGCGGTGGTCGGTGTCCCCGACGCCCGCCTCGGCGAGGTCGGCCGCGCCTACGTCGTACGGCGTGAGGGGTCGGCGCTGAGCGAGGCCGACGTGACGGCGTACGCCCGGGAACGGCTGGCGAACTTCAAGGTGCCCCGGGAGGTCGTCTTCGTCGACGCCCTCCCGCGCAACCCCTCCGGCAAGATCCTCAAGCGCGTGCTGCGCGAGGGACGACCGCACGAGGAGGAGAGCTGA
- a CDS encoding acyl-CoA dehydrogenase family protein, which translates to MSEPAQVAAFRAEVRAWLAEHLTGDFAALRGRGGPGREHEAFEERRAWDRHLAAHGWTCLGWPEAYGGRGLTLREQVVFHEEYARADAPARVNHLGEELLGPTLLAFGTEAQKQRFLEPIRTVSELWCQGYSEPGAGSDLAAVRTKAVLVSTGSTGGGSTGGGSTGGVSTGSTTEEWVVEGQKVWTSLAHQSDWCFVLARTEPGSERHHGLSFLLVPLDQEGVEIRPIRQLTGTSEFNEVFFSGARTDADLVVGEPGKGWAVAMALLGFERGVSTVGQQVGFARELDAVIASARANGAYDDPVLRDRLARAAVGLQVMRSNVLRTLAENLGGGAREERGQDSIAKLVWARWHRDLGELAMAVRGADGLTTGPDHDLDDAQRLFLFSRADTIYGGSDEIQRTILAERVLGLPREPKGTAR; encoded by the coding sequence ATGTCCGAGCCCGCCCAGGTCGCCGCGTTCCGCGCCGAGGTGCGCGCCTGGCTCGCCGAGCACCTCACCGGTGACTTCGCCGCGCTGCGGGGACGGGGCGGCCCGGGACGCGAGCACGAGGCCTTCGAGGAGCGCCGGGCGTGGGACCGGCACCTGGCCGCGCACGGCTGGACCTGCCTCGGCTGGCCCGAGGCGTACGGCGGGCGCGGGCTGACCCTTCGTGAGCAGGTCGTCTTCCACGAGGAGTACGCCCGGGCCGACGCACCTGCCCGGGTCAACCACCTCGGCGAGGAGCTGCTCGGTCCGACCCTGCTGGCCTTCGGCACCGAGGCGCAGAAGCAGCGCTTCCTCGAGCCGATCCGGACCGTGAGCGAGCTGTGGTGCCAGGGCTACTCCGAGCCGGGGGCCGGCTCCGACCTGGCCGCCGTGCGGACGAAGGCGGTCTTGGTCTCGACAGGCTCGACCGGCGGGGGCTCGACCGGCGGGGGCTCGACCGGCGGGGTCTCGACAGGCTCGACCACCGAGGAGTGGGTGGTCGAGGGGCAGAAGGTCTGGACCTCGCTGGCCCACCAGTCCGACTGGTGCTTCGTGCTGGCGCGCACTGAGCCGGGCTCGGAGCGCCACCACGGCCTGTCCTTCCTGCTGGTCCCGCTGGACCAGGAGGGCGTCGAGATCCGACCCATCCGGCAGCTGACGGGCACCTCGGAGTTCAACGAGGTCTTCTTCTCCGGTGCCCGCACCGACGCCGACCTGGTCGTCGGCGAGCCCGGCAAGGGCTGGGCGGTGGCGATGGCGCTGCTCGGCTTCGAGCGCGGCGTCTCCACGGTGGGCCAGCAGGTCGGGTTCGCCCGCGAGCTGGACGCCGTCATCGCCTCGGCCCGCGCGAACGGCGCCTACGACGACCCCGTCCTGCGCGACCGGCTGGCCCGCGCCGCCGTCGGCCTGCAGGTCATGCGCAGCAACGTGCTGCGCACCCTGGCCGAGAACCTCGGCGGAGGAGCGCGCGAGGAGCGCGGCCAGGACAGCATCGCCAAGCTGGTCTGGGCGCGCTGGCACCGCGACCTCGGCGAGCTCGCGATGGCCGTCCGCGGCGCCGACGGGCTCACCACCGGTCCCGACCACGACCTCGACGACGCCCAGCGCCTGTTCCTCTTCAGCCGGGCCGACACGATCTACGGCGGCTCCGACGAGATCCAGCGCACCATCCTCGCCGAGCGTGTGCTCGGCCTGCCGCGCGAGCCGAAGGGGACCGCCCGATGA
- a CDS encoding SDR family oxidoreductase yields MTATRPEQPTPAYVPPHDLLRDKVVVVTAAAGAGIGAAVARRVLEEGARGLVIGDTHERRLSEAQESLAGEFGADRVTAVPCDVTSEEQVGALLDAAEPFGGVDVMVNNAGLGGTASVLEMTDEQWSRVLDITLTGTFRCVRAAAARMKDAGRRGVIVNNASVIGWRAQEGQAHYAAAKAGVMALTRCAALDVAPYGIRVNAVSPSLAMHPFLAKVTSDDLLAELKQREAFGRAAEPWEVANVMVFLASDYATYLTGEVVSVSSQHA; encoded by the coding sequence ATGACCGCCACCCGCCCGGAGCAGCCGACACCCGCCTACGTGCCGCCGCACGACCTGCTGCGCGACAAGGTGGTGGTCGTGACCGCGGCCGCCGGTGCCGGGATCGGCGCGGCCGTGGCGCGGCGCGTCCTGGAGGAGGGCGCGCGCGGGCTGGTGATCGGCGACACCCACGAGCGTCGGTTGTCGGAGGCACAAGAATCCCTCGCTGGCGAGTTCGGCGCGGACCGGGTCACCGCGGTGCCGTGCGACGTGACGTCCGAGGAGCAGGTGGGCGCGCTCCTCGATGCCGCCGAGCCCTTCGGTGGCGTCGACGTGATGGTCAACAACGCCGGCCTTGGCGGCACCGCGTCGGTGCTCGAGATGACCGACGAGCAGTGGTCGCGCGTCCTCGACATCACCCTCACCGGCACCTTCCGCTGCGTCCGGGCCGCCGCGGCGCGCATGAAGGACGCCGGGCGCCGCGGCGTGATCGTCAACAACGCCTCGGTGATCGGGTGGCGGGCCCAGGAGGGCCAGGCCCACTACGCCGCCGCGAAGGCCGGGGTGATGGCCCTGACCCGGTGCGCCGCCCTCGACGTCGCGCCGTACGGGATCCGCGTCAACGCGGTCTCGCCCAGCCTGGCCATGCACCCCTTCCTGGCCAAGGTGACCTCCGACGACCTGCTCGCCGAGCTCAAGCAGCGCGAGGCCTTCGGGCGCGCCGCCGAGCCGTGGGAGGTCGCGAACGTCATGGTCTTCCTGGCCAGCGACTACGCGACCTACCTCACCGGCGAGGTCGTCTCCGTCAGCAGCCAGCACGCCTGA
- a CDS encoding TetR/AcrR family transcriptional regulator — translation MANRRDELLRIAGELFARRGFTNTTVRDIADAAGILSGSLYHHFDSKESMVDELLRTFQTDLFATYDEILARGLDGRATVDAVVRASFEAIDQHHDEVAIFQNDAGHLMGLERFSYLREHNKRFREMWTSLLADGVAAGDLRADLDPELTYRFIRDTVWVAVRWYRPGGSPTASEVADQYLAILFDGITQDLDKLDHREPLDHREPLDHREPLDHREPLDHRTDGGSDRG, via the coding sequence ATGGCCAACCGACGAGACGAGCTGCTCCGCATCGCGGGCGAGCTGTTCGCCCGGCGCGGCTTCACCAACACGACCGTGCGCGACATCGCCGACGCCGCCGGCATCCTGTCGGGCAGCCTCTACCACCACTTCGACTCCAAGGAGTCGATGGTCGACGAGCTGCTGCGCACGTTCCAGACCGACCTGTTCGCGACGTACGACGAGATCCTGGCGCGCGGGCTCGACGGACGCGCGACGGTCGACGCCGTGGTCCGGGCCTCCTTCGAGGCCATCGACCAGCACCACGACGAGGTGGCGATCTTCCAGAACGACGCGGGCCACCTCATGGGGCTCGAGCGGTTCTCCTACCTGCGCGAGCACAACAAGCGCTTCCGGGAGATGTGGACGTCGCTGCTGGCCGATGGGGTCGCCGCCGGCGACCTCCGCGCCGACCTCGACCCCGAGCTGACCTACCGCTTCATCCGCGACACGGTGTGGGTCGCGGTGCGGTGGTACCGGCCCGGCGGCTCGCCGACGGCGAGCGAGGTGGCCGACCAGTACCTCGCGATCCTCTTCGACGGGATCACGCAGGATCTCGACAAGCTCGATCACCGTGAGCCGCTCGATCACCGTGAGCCGCTCGATCACCGTGAGCCGCTCGATCACCGTGAGCCGCTCGATCACCGCACTGACGGAGGGAGCGACCGTGGCTGA